The nucleotide sequence TTTGTAAACATAAGAATTAAGTCAAGGTATTAATATTAAAAGTCTATAATAAATTTAACCCCTGCACCTTCTTGGCTATCACAAGAGATATTACCTTTTAGCTGAGTGGTAATAATATTATAAATAATATTTAGCCCCAATCCTGTTCCCCCTTTATTTCGATTGGTAGTAAAAAAAGGATCAAATATTTTATTTAGGTTTTCTTTTTTTATGCCTTTACCGTAGTCTTTATAAACAATACGTATTTTTTTCTTCTCTTTTGTTAACTCTATACGAATAAGACCATCTTCATTTTCTTCATAAGCATGATTTAAAGAATTAAAAATTAAATTAGTAATAATTTGAGAAATAGCTCCAGGGTAGGAATCTAAAGATATTGATTCTTCTGCACTAACAATAACTTTTATATTTCTTTTTCTTAGTACACTGTTTATACTTATTAAAATTTCATCAATATAATTCTTAAGTTCAAAGCTTCGTTTTTCTTCACTTGTTTGATCGACTGATATTTGTTTGAAACTTTTAATAAGATGGTTACTTTTCTTCAAATTTAAGTATATTAAATGTGCAAGGTCATAACTATCATTTGTATACTCTATAAAATCATTTTGACTCATATCTTTGTTTTCAAATTTTTTTATAATATCTTTTGTAAGTTCTAAGAAGTGACTAGAACCAGTAATTCCAATACCTATGGGAGTATTTAGTTCATGTGCTATGCCTGCAACTAAACCGCCCAAACTTGCCATTTTTTCAGATTCAATTAATTTATCTTGTGTTTGTTTTAGGTTTTCTAAGGATATCTCTAATTCATGGTTTGACTCTTCAAGTTCCACGGTTCTCTCATATACTTTCTTTTTAAGTTCAATATTGAAGTTTTCTATTTTTTCTTTAGCTTTGTTAATATCTGTAATATCAAAATAACTTCCCACTATCCATTCTACATTATTGTGAATATCCTTATAGGTGTTTTTATAAATAATAATATCTCTTAATTCATTTTTAGCATTTGGCAATTTTATAGTAGAATAATTAGAACCACCTTTTTTAAGCAATTCAGTGTCAATACTATTTGTTTCTTCTGTATTTTTATCACCAAATAAATATTGTATGTTTTTTCCAATAATATCACTTTTATTTTTTCCACAAAAACTTGCAAATGAACTGTTACAATCAATAATTTTTCTTTTTTTATCTTTTATTAAAATAGGAATATTAACGGTATTCATTAATAATTCACGAAATATGATTTGTTTTTTCAGGCTTAATTGTTGATCTTTTATTGATGTTTGCATAAGTTTAAATTTGTTTGCTAATAAACCTATTTCGTCTTTTCTATTAATATCTATTTGGGAGTCTAAATTTCCAGATGAAATTTCTGTCGTAACAGCAATTAGTTTTTTAATAGGTTTTATAAAACTATATATTATTGGTAGTATTGTAATAAGAAGGGAAAAATACAAAAGAATTGAAAACTGAAGAATATTATCTTTAATTCTTTTAATTTTTTCATTGATTATACTTTTTGTATACGAAATTTTTAATTCACCTAAATTAAAAGAGTTAAAAGAAAGTGTAGATTTATTAATAATTAAATTTTTATTATTATTTGTTTTATTATTTAAATTTATATTAATAATGGAGTTAATACCACGCAGGGTAATTTCTGTAATTTCTTCATCTCCATATAAAGCAGTAAGTGTGATTAACAGCATTTCATTATTCATCTCATAAAGTGCTTGAGTCACTGGTTTAATATACAGTTTATTATTATATTCAATTTTATTATTCAGTTTTTTTGTTAACAAATCACTTTGAACGAATATGATATAAGTAACTGTAATACTAAAAAACAATCCCATAATCAAAGAAATAGTAAGAAAAAGTTTAGTAAATAGACTCACTTAAAAACCTTTAAAATATTTTATTCTATTTATGAATATAAACTATTCATTTATTAATTAGCATACAAATAATTCATCTTTTTAGTTTTATCTTATAACTAATATACTTAAAAAAAGTTACACCATTATTAATTATCAATTGTATAACTTGTATTATAGTTACTATTAATAACTATATTAATAAGTTTTTTATACCGTAAGAGAAACATATGCCAAAAATTGTTATTGTTATTGAAGAGATGAAAAAAGATGGTAGTTTTGCAAAGATTTTAAATAAAAGTTTAAAATAAAACAAATATTCTTTTAAATATTGTTTTAATAAAATCTAACTTAATATATGAAAACATAATATTATGCTTACACATATAAAATACGTAATAATATTGTAGTTTTTATTTATTTTAAAACTCAACATATTTCCACTTAAAGAAGAGGCTCTTGCTACTACTAAATTAGCCGCTGCAAAAGGTGAAAGCGTTGAGAACATTCCCCAAGATCCTACTAATATAGAAACAGCAGTGATTGAGCTATATAATTCCATATTTACACCAAAAGAGACTATTCCTACAAAAAGTATGGGATTAATGCCTAAGAACATGAAAGAAACAATACTTGTAAACATAAGAACTACCAATAAACTTGTATTAAACATATTGTTTTTAAACAGGGCTTCAAATTGCGAATAATTTAAATATTGATTTAAACTAATATCTGCAAAAACGGAGGTGACTAAACCCGCCGTGCATAAAGCAAGTATTTCAAAACGCAAAGAAGGAATAGTACTTACAAAATGTTTTTTTGTATTTTCAAAAAAATCCACAAAAGCGCTGCTTTCAAGTACTAACCAAATAAGTGCTAAAAAAGGCAAAATCCAATGAATGATGATTTTTGAAGAAATATTAGAAAAGCTCATTATACTTATAATGCTAAGACAAAAAAGAACAGCATAAATTAAAGCTTTTTTTTCTTTTTTAACATTTATTTTAGGAAAAATACTTGATACATTTGTTTCTTCTTTTGTTTTTAAAATAAAACAAGACAGAACAAACATAGGAATAATAAAAGTAAAAGCTAGCAAAACTAAATCAAACCATTTCAAGTTTGAAAAAGTCAATAAAATAATAGGAGTAAAGTATGAATAAGGAGACCATGCTGGCGCAAAAGAAAAACCTCTATGAATCAATATTAGGTTTTTAGATAAAGATTTTTTATTTTTATTTTCTAACGATGAAACCAGAATAAGAAGACCACTAAGATTTAATAGTGCTCCTGATATATGTCCCAAAATATAAGAAAAAGCACTGCTTCTTTTTTTAGAAAAAAACCTTTGTAAGAAAAATTTTATATGTGAGTTATTTGATGCCAAAGCTACAAAAGAAATAGCAATCATTAAGGTTCCAAACTCAGCAGAAAGTACAAAAGCTTTTTTTAAAGCTAAAAAACTACCTTGTTGAAACAATAAGAATATTGAAAAAAAGACAAGGAGCCACAAAAAAAATTCTTTTTTTTGCATGGAAAGAAGAAAACATAAGAGTCCAAAAAAACTAAAACTAAAAGCAAAAAAAGAGACGCCAAACATGGAGCCCATTAATCCACCAAGAGAAATAAACAGTATTGCAAAATGATTGATTCTTAGGCGCATTGTTTATTAATCCTCTTAAATAAAAATCATTGTAAACTTAGGTCTTAGTTTCGCCAAGACAATAACTTCTTCTCAAGCAAAGCCACTAAATAACTAAGAAATACTCCCATTGCTGATAAAATACTAACTCCTACAAATAAACGCTCCAGATCATATAACGAACCAGCTTCTAAAACATAAGCCCCTATTCCATAACTTGCACCCAACATCTCAGCCGCAACCAAAAGAATAATTCCAATAGCCAAAGAAATTCTAATTCCGGATAATATTCCAGGCAAAGAACCAGGTAAAATGATATTCTTTACAATAGACATCCAAGATAATCCAAAACTTTGTCCCATTCGTATTAAGTTCCTATCTACATTATCAACTGCTGCATATGTAGCAATTACTGTAGGAGTAAACGTACCCAAAGCAATTAATGCATATTTAGAGCCTTCATCAATACCAAACCATATTACAAACAAAGGCAATAAAGCAATTTTAGGCACGGGAAAAAGAGCAGAAATTAAAGGCAAAAAAGAAGCTCTTAAAGTAGAAAACAAAGCAATTAAAACTCCAATAATAATGCCTAAAAAAATCCCCAAACAAGAACCTACAATAAGTCGGGTAAAAGAAGGAATTAAATGTTCAAACAATAAACCCGAATCATATAATTCAACAAAAGCAGTAAATACACCAGAAGGACGTGGTAGAGTCAAAT is from Campylobacteraceae bacterium and encodes:
- a CDS encoding ABC transporter permease, with the translated sequence MPEKKEVEFRAKGFVYKKIPFLGAFAFIVLIVLLEIGTRYNYISDLTLPRPSGVFTAFVELYDSGLLFEHLIPSFTRLIVGSCLGIFLGIIIGVLIALFSTLRASFLPLISALFPVPKIALLPLFVIWFGIDEGSKYALIALGTFTPTVIATYAAVDNVDRNLIRMGQSFGLSWMSIVKNIILPGSLPGILSGIRISLAIGIILLVAAEMLGASYGIGAYVLEAGSLYDLERLFVGVSILSAMGVFLSYLVALLEKKLLSWRN
- a CDS encoding HAMP domain-containing protein, whose translation is MSLFTKLFLTISLIMGLFFSITVTYIIFVQSDLLTKKLNNKIEYNNKLYIKPVTQALYEMNNEMLLITLTALYGDEEITEITLRGINSIININLNNKTNNNKNLIINKSTLSFNSFNLGELKISYTKSIINEKIKRIKDNILQFSILLYFSLLITILPIIYSFIKPIKKLIAVTTEISSGNLDSQIDINRKDEIGLLANKFKLMQTSIKDQQLSLKKQIIFRELLMNTVNIPILIKDKKRKIIDCNSSFASFCGKNKSDIIGKNIQYLFGDKNTEETNSIDTELLKKGGSNYSTIKLPNAKNELRDIIIYKNTYKDIHNNVEWIVGSYFDITDINKAKEKIENFNIELKKKVYERTVELEESNHELEISLENLKQTQDKLIESEKMASLGGLVAGIAHELNTPIGIGITGSSHFLELTKDIIKKFENKDMSQNDFIEYTNDSYDLAHLIYLNLKKSNHLIKSFKQISVDQTSEEKRSFELKNYIDEILISINSVLRKRNIKVIVSAEESISLDSYPGAISQIITNLIFNSLNHAYEENEDGLIRIELTKEKKKIRIVYKDYGKGIKKENLNKIFDPFFTTNRNKGGTGLGLNIIYNIITTQLKGNISCDSQEGAGVKFIIDF